The Scyliorhinus torazame isolate Kashiwa2021f chromosome 29, sScyTor2.1, whole genome shotgun sequence genome includes the window gaCATTGTCATGATGCTTGGTGCTTTTGAGAGAAccagtgcagatatgatgggctgaatggcctcttgtacTGCAACAAGTTCTGTGAAGAGTTTTTTGAGGGAATTTATCATGATCTGCCAGATTTCTTTTTCCATTTTTGTCTCTACCTGCAGTCCTCTTACTTTGACCGGGATGACGTTGCCCTGCGTCACTTTGCTGAGTTCTTCAAGGAGcagtcacatgaggaacgggaacACGCTGAGAAACTGATGGAATTCCAGAATAGACGTGGAGGCCGCATCATCCTGGAGGATGTCAAGGTTGGATTTGTCTTGCGATCCAATTTATTTTGCTTGAAGTTTCCTTGTGGATGTTTTTGTTTATTACTGCACCTTTGGGTACTGAGTGACTAAAATTGCTAGTGTTGAAATGAGTGGGTAAGCGATTGGTTGTTGTGGCTTTGATCAGCCTGAGCTGAAGAAATCATTGTCTTCCATGTCATTTCTTCAAGATTGATTAACCCCGCTATTGAGAGAACACATTGGTCCGATTTGAGCATAATCTCCTTCTTTTTTTCAATGACTTTCCACTCTTGCAATAACACCTTCCCCTTGCCAGAAACCAGAGCAGGATGAGTGGAGCAATGGTCTGGAGGCAATGCAGAGAGCTCTGCAGATGGAGAAGAATGTGAACCGGAGTCTGCTggatctgcacaaactctcctctgggAACACTGACCCTCATGTGAGTTCTTGGTTTTTTTTCTGGGGGATATATTGGAGTTCATAACCTTGTAGGACTTGATACTATTTGGAACATCTCCAATCCTGATGGCTTTGCTTTTGCTGGTGGCAGGGGTTGGGTGAAATGGGTCTTTCACCAATTTCTTGGGATGTAACAACATTGATGCCCAACTATCTGTCTGGAGGGAAGATCCCACATTCTTTTATCTGCTGCTGGACATAAAATGTTGTTTCGTCTCTTTTCAGCTTTGTGACTTCCTGGAGACTCACTACTTGGATGAACAAGTGAAGATGATCAAGACGCTCGGAGATCACATCACCAACCTGAAGAGACTGGGAGCCCCTGAGAATGGCACGGGAGAGTACCTGTTTGACAAGCTCACCCTGGATTTGGGGAGCCCTCTGGCTAATTTGGTTTTTCTCTTGCTCAATATGGAATAAAAGTATTTGGCAATTTAGTGGTTTTGTTGTTCATTAGTAAGATACCAAGCAGTAATGACTTATCCCCTTCTATTTCTTGGTGTGTGCTTGCTTCAATTTGCAAGCTTTGTGGGGCTTTCGTATCTACTCCATGGTGACATTTTCTCAGTGAGTTAGTGTACTTGGGTATGTGCATATATCAGAGTGAGGTAAGTGGTTTGTGTCTGACAACAAGCTACTCCATCTGTAATATTTATTCAACAACTTAATGTCTACTCCTTCCACATTTTCAATTTTTCCTGCCCTCTGGATGCTGTAagaccagcagttattgccctTTCTGTAAGATGGTAAAAATGAAAAACCTGTCTCATGCCAGTTGCTTTGAGGCATCTCAATCAGTTATCCACATCAAACCAATAAAAATGTCACAATTGATTTGCACCAACAGTCTCACAGGCTTAACCTGAACCTACTCTTTAATGCCATCATTGTAAAactctgtagcaccgtcaatatgacacaaggcaggttgaggtaatgtcaattgaaggctttactaagcagaactttatccccagcagcgtggttacagaatgcagctgctgagggaaaaactgggttcttataccggcatttctgggtggagtccagtaggtggcagatcctatcaggacctggcatccctccaccaatagcctgttgacacgtggtgtaccgtattacccctaatacataccaccacattcaccccttgttggaaaAAGAACCTGGCgggatggtggtaggggtttacagagtcggtactgagccgtaactttgaacaaaacacaaaattatcgcttcaactgggccaatgggccaaacagggtcggcatgatataCTGTAACAAGCCACAatgactgaaaacgttgagagttaaagtgattcgatgagccggatgggcgccctggtcgtcctttccgatcatctccggcgtggtggtgatggcgctggctcgagtcccgtcgactctgggagcgtagcgctgttcccggtgtccttactcctgggcgggtctgggaggagaaccaaacCCGCCGGGAAggtggtggctgcgggatgaaccggcgggagtgaggaggtggtgattggtggggggggggggtagctccggcgggcgccagatctcgcagagagaccgtgtcctgttgcccatcggggtactccacataggcgtattgcgggttggcgtgaaggagatgcacccgttccaccaacggatctgacttgtgctcccgcacatgtttccggagcagaatgggtcccggagctgctagccaggtcggaagtggcgttccagaggaggacttcctaggaaagaggaggaggcgctcgtgaggcgtttgattcgtggtggtgcacagcagggaccggatagagtgaagggcattcgggaggacttcctgccagtgggaaattgggagactcctagaccggagggccagcaggacggccttccagaccgttccattctccctttctacctgcccgttcccccgggggttgtaactggtcgtcctgctcgaggctatgcccctgttgagcaggagttgacgcagttcgtcactcataaaggaggaccccctgtcgctatggatatagtcggggaaaccgaacagtgtaaaaatagtaccgagggctttaatgaccgtggatgcggtcatgtcggggcaggggatggggaaatgggagtattcgtcaacaacgttcaggaagtacacgttgcgatcggtgaaggggagggggcctttgaaatccaaactgaggcgttcaaagggtcgagaggccttaaccaggtgcgctcgatctggcctgaaaaagtgcggtttgcactcagcgcagatctggcagtttctagtgactgttcggacatcctcgacggagtaagggaggttgcgggccttaaggaagtggtagaaacgagtggccccgggtggcagaggtcctcgtggagggcttgtagacggtccacttgtacattggcacatgtgccgcgagatagggcaccggatggctcgttcagctttccgggacggtacgagATCTcacaattgaaggtggagagttcgatcctccaccgcaagatcttgtcgttcttgatcttgccccgctgttggtcagtgaggagaatgaatctcttaccggtcaggtaatgcctccagtgtcgcacagcttccactattgcttgtgcctctttttccactgaggagtggcggatttctgaagcgtggagggttcgggagaagaaggccacgggtctgcccgcttggttgagggtggccgccagagctacatccgatgcgtcgctctcgacctggaaggggagggactcgtcgatggcgcgcatcgtggcctttgcgatatccactttgatgcggctaaaggcctggcatgcctctgtcgacaggggaaaagtagtggactggattaatgcACGGgtcttgtcggcgtattgtggaacccactgggcgtaataagaaaagaagcccaggcaacgtttcagagctttggcacagtgggggagagggaactccatgagggggcgcatgcgttcagggtcggggcctatcactccattacgcactacgtagcccaggatggcaagacgatcggtgcggaacacgcatttttctttgttgtaagtgaggctcagggcgtgagcggtctggaggaatttttggagattggcgtctaggtcctgctggtcgtggccgcagatggtcacgttgtcgagatacgggaacgtggtccgtaaaccgtgctggtcaaccattcggtccatctctcgttggaagaccgagactccgttcgtgacgccgaatggaacccttaaaaagtggtataaccgcccgtctgcttcgaaggcaatatagttgcggtcaccgggacggatggggagctgatggtaggcggacttaaggtccacggtggaaaagaccttgtactgtgcaatccgattgaccatgtcggatatgcgggggagagggtacgcatctagctgagtgtacctgttgatggtctgactatagtcgatgaccatcctctgtttctccccggtcttaacaactaccacctgggctctccagggactgttgctagcctggacgatgccttccttcagcagcctctggacttcggaccggataaatgctcggtcctgggcgctgtaccatctgctccttgtggcgacgggtttgcaatccggggtgaggttcgcaaacaaggaaggcggttcaaccttgagggtcgcgaggccgcagacagtcagtgggggtatagggccgtcaaatttaaatgttaaactctggaggttgcattggaagtccaactctaggagtgtgggcgcacagagatgggggagggcatacagccggtaatttcgaaactccctcccctgcaccgttaggttagcgatgcagaaccccgtgatctgaacggagtgggatcccgccgccaggaaaattttctgggtgcttggccgaattacgagggaacagtgccttaccgtgtccggatgaatgaagctctccgtgctcccagagtcgataagacatggcgcctcatagccattcactaggactgtagtggttgcagtctggagcgtccggggtcgcgactggtcgagggtcgtcgaagccagacgtgtttgttgaagttgagcatcgtaatcaggcagtatgtggccgtgtgtgtcggggtccttcagccaaggtggcggcgtccacggatcgagcgcggtcgggggtggacaaaatggcggcacccatctctccctcgtggcgtccggggtccaaaatgttggtcgcacgtggatcgctgggagggctgggtctgtggtcccgtttcttccccggagatagcggcgaccccgcgggacttacacaccgtcgcgtagtggcccttcttcccgcagcttttgcaggtagccgcgcgagccgggcagcgctgccgagggtgtttcggctggccgcaaaagtagcagcggggcccccccggttggtctggtgttttgaccGCGCAggtatgcgggggtggggggggtgtcggagagtcgaccgcagcgggggtccacggagcccaaggggctgtagtgcggtcgggggcataggcgtgggcgttacgcgaggccacatcgagggatgccgccaggacccgagcttctgtaagtcccagagattctttctccagaagcctctggcggatctgggaagagtccaaacctgccacatatgcatagcggaccaggagctctgtgtgttcgctcgctgttaccgccgggcagttgcggtttcgacccaggatctgcagggcgtcataaaactcgtccagcgattcccccggaaattgccgtcgtgtggcgagctggtagcgagcaaaaacctggttggcgggccggatgtagatatccttcagcgcggcgatggcagcggtgaaaccgtcctcgtcctcgataagggagtagacgtcaggactcaccctggaatagaggacctgcatcttttgttcgtctgtcggtgtgccaggggccgttcggaggtagccctcaaagcatgacaGCCAGTACTTGAAAATGgatgtcgagttagctgcttggggtgcgatgcattgggtgattcggagctccatgttcccacgtcgttttcttcaatttaaatttgcttaataaattgtagcaccgtcaatatgacgcgaggcaggttgaggtaatgtcaattgaaggctttactaaccagaactttatccccagcagcgtggttacagaatgcagctgctgagggaaatggagggaaaagctgggttcttataccggcatttctgggtggagtccagtaggtggcagatcctatcaggacctggcatccctccaccaatagcctgttgacacgtggtggaacgtattacccctaatacataccaccacaaactcCTTTCACACTTCACGAGTAAAGCAAGAGTTGAATAGTCCCGCCAATGCCTCCTGCCACTCACCAAGCTACAGATGAGCCAATTCCCTGAGGTGGGTCTGCAGGTCAGTCTCAAACTATTCTGACCAACACCGTTCAGTCTGGAACACCAACCCCTGCCTCCCCTTCCAAACTCTGCCAAATTGTCTATGAAACCTCCTCGAGATTGACTGTCAAcctgataatgaaatgaaaatcgcttattgtcccaagtaggcttcaaatgaagctactgtgaaaagcccctagtcgccatcttccggcacctgttcggggaggctggtacgggaattgaacagtgctactggcctgccttggtctgctttaaaagccagcggtttagcccagtgtgctattaTGTTTGATGCCATCTAGAATTGATCTTCCTAAAAGCCCATGACCTTCATCTGCCAGAGTTTTACCCAGTCACCACATAGCCCAATGTGAGGAAGTGCGATCGTCCACTCCGGAATGGCAAGATGAATCAGTGTTTTTTTAAATAGTGAGAAGCTTTGGGCTGAGGCGGGGGAGAGATTAATGGGTCCATGCACAGGAAACAGAAAGCTCATGTGCACGTACAGCAAATAGCTGAAAAAGCAAATGGTCTGTGGACGGattccctaagcagggttaatacctcctcatcatgtgccaggctcagccttatacaatttaagatagtccaccgggcacacatgacagcggccaacatgagcaggtttttcagggtaaaggacaggtgtgcgaggtgcgcaggaagcccagcaaaacatgtccacatgttttgggcatgcccgaagcttagagggttttggcagggttttgctaaggcaattgtcatattatacaccagtatatcatggtgcagacacacactaatggacacacagtgggaccaatcaacacacacaacaccgcagccaatcaccagtgagagcacacgcactataaagacagggggcatcagagttcccgctcattcgggctgcagcgagctaggaggacagagctcacagcctgcaacagacattcaccatgtgctgagtgcatcgactggttaggacaaggcaaaggtctttagttaaagctagtatcgtgttaacccacagtcagagtatgttaaacagttaatgattcaataaaatagtgttgcactatttcaagtgttggtgacctgtatgtgatccatagATCCACAACACCCAACCCAACAGCAAtgcccacggtgctaaaaacacgggtggtgccgagtccggaggtggcgatctttggggtgtcggaagagccgggagttcagggggcgaaagaagctgacgtcttggcctttgcctccctggtagcccggagacggatcttgttaatggggagggactcgaagcccccgagtgcagagacctgggttagtgacatggctgggtttctcagtctcgagaaaataaagttcgccttaagagggtcaatggccgggttcacccggaggtggcagctgttcgtcgaatttcttggggaaaattaaaatgtcagcagatgcagtattccggggggggggggggggtgggtgggggatgagggccCGTT containing:
- the LOC140403779 gene encoding ferritin heavy chain B-like, with the protein product MVSQVCQNYHKDCEDAVNKQINLELYSSYVYLSMSSYFDRDDVALRHFAEFFKEQSHEEREHAEKLMEFQNRRGGRIILEDVKKPEQDEWSNGLEAMQRALQMEKNVNRSLLDLHKLSSGNTDPHLCDFLETHYLDEQVKMIKTLGDHITNLKRLGAPENGTGEYLFDKLTLDLGSPLANLVFLLLNME